From the Flavobacterium galactosidilyticum genome, one window contains:
- the istB gene encoding IS21-like element helper ATPase IstB: protein MNESTVTKMKQMKLYGMHNAFKTAIESGKTDHYTLDQFVSMLIDAEWDERHNRRIERSIKNARFHYKSNIESINFDQTRNLDRNMVLRLAECEFVEKNENILITGSTGVGKSYLGTALGYQACIQGFKVSYFNTSKLFAKLKMAKADGSYLRELARIERQDDIILDDFGLQALDSHNRITLLEIIEDRHNNGSIIVTSQIPVQGWYDIIGEKTIADAILDRLIHQSHRIELHGESMRKKRGINKS from the coding sequence ATGAATGAATCCACAGTAACAAAAATGAAACAAATGAAGCTTTATGGTATGCATAATGCTTTTAAAACCGCCATTGAAAGCGGAAAAACAGACCATTACACACTTGATCAGTTTGTATCGATGCTTATTGATGCCGAATGGGATGAAAGGCATAATCGTCGCATTGAACGCAGTATCAAGAATGCTCGATTCCATTACAAATCAAATATTGAAAGTATCAATTTTGACCAAACCCGTAATCTGGATCGAAACATGGTGCTACGTCTGGCAGAATGCGAATTTGTAGAGAAAAACGAAAACATTTTAATCACAGGAAGTACCGGTGTGGGTAAGAGTTATTTAGGTACAGCATTAGGTTATCAAGCCTGTATACAAGGTTTTAAGGTAAGTTATTTTAATACTTCAAAGTTGTTTGCTAAATTAAAAATGGCCAAAGCAGATGGTTCTTACCTTCGAGAACTGGCAAGAATAGAACGGCAAGATGATATTATACTGGACGATTTTGGACTCCAAGCATTAGATAGTCATAACCGAATTACCCTTTTAGAGATCATTGAAGACAGACACAATAATGGCTCTATCATCGTAACATCGCAAATCCCGGTACAAGGTTGGTACGATATCATTGGAGAAAAAACCATAGCTGATGCAATTTTGGATAGGCTGATACATCAATCTCACCGAATCGAACTACACGGAGAATCTATGAGAAAAAAAAGGGGCATAAACAAAAGCTAA
- the istA gene encoding IS21 family transposase produces MANKITDMSKIRKVIKFYCEGKSKLFISSYLSLSRNTVKKYISLFEVLGLNFELIDRKTDAELELLFSQTTVESISPKLQILYDFFPKMERELKKVGVTIQHMWEQYIALNPNGYRSSQFGHHYKTWSKRVNPVMHMNHKAGDKMYVDYAGKTLSIIDKDTGEIKEVQFFVAILGASQYTYAEASMSQQKEDFVTSVENAMRFFEGTPAAIVPDNLKSAVIKSSRFEPTINETLADLAEYYQTTILPARAYKPRDKSLVEGAVKILYRRIYVTLKETKFFSLEELNQQIWDLLDAHNSRKLTGRPYSRKELFLEDEKQKLRPLPQERFEIKYQSFATVMQNGHVQLSQDKNYYSVPYQYVKKKAKLLYTKSTVEIYYKYNRIAIHPRNYKPYVYTTTPEHLASTHQFVAQWSAARFIDWASSIDESVGEYILQIIESRNHPEQAYKSCLGILNFEKKVGKQRLINACKRALDFKIYNFKTIQNILENNLDHIDFEQEPEQELPVHGNIRGKQYYN; encoded by the coding sequence ATGGCAAACAAAATAACAGATATGAGTAAAATTAGAAAAGTAATTAAATTCTATTGTGAAGGAAAGAGTAAGTTGTTTATAAGTAGCTACTTATCCCTTTCCAGGAATACGGTAAAGAAGTATATTTCTTTATTTGAAGTTCTCGGATTAAACTTTGAATTAATTGATAGAAAAACAGATGCAGAACTAGAACTTTTGTTTTCACAGACTACTGTGGAATCCATTAGTCCCAAATTGCAGATCCTATACGATTTTTTCCCTAAAATGGAACGCGAACTAAAAAAAGTTGGCGTTACCATACAGCACATGTGGGAGCAATATATTGCCCTAAATCCTAATGGTTACAGAAGCTCGCAATTTGGACATCATTATAAAACATGGAGCAAACGAGTCAATCCTGTAATGCATATGAATCACAAAGCCGGTGATAAAATGTATGTGGATTATGCCGGAAAAACACTCTCCATCATTGATAAAGATACCGGAGAAATCAAAGAAGTACAGTTTTTTGTAGCCATATTGGGAGCCAGCCAATATACCTATGCAGAAGCTTCCATGAGCCAACAAAAGGAAGATTTTGTTACTTCGGTAGAAAATGCTATGCGTTTTTTTGAAGGCACTCCTGCGGCAATTGTCCCCGATAATTTAAAATCTGCAGTGATAAAAAGCAGTCGTTTTGAGCCAACAATCAATGAAACCCTGGCTGATTTAGCGGAATATTATCAAACCACAATCTTACCTGCCAGGGCTTATAAACCAAGGGATAAATCATTGGTTGAAGGTGCGGTAAAGATATTGTACAGAAGGATTTACGTAACTCTAAAAGAAACCAAATTCTTTTCTCTAGAAGAATTAAACCAGCAGATATGGGATTTATTAGATGCTCATAATAGTCGAAAACTCACAGGACGTCCTTACTCCCGTAAAGAATTGTTTTTAGAAGATGAGAAACAAAAACTACGCCCACTACCACAAGAACGCTTTGAAATCAAATACCAATCCTTTGCAACGGTGATGCAAAACGGACATGTCCAATTAAGTCAAGACAAAAATTACTATAGTGTTCCGTATCAATATGTAAAGAAAAAAGCGAAACTCTTGTATACCAAATCAACGGTAGAGATCTATTACAAATACAATCGAATAGCCATTCATCCGAGGAATTACAAACCTTATGTCTATACCACAACCCCAGAACATTTAGCCAGTACACACCAATTTGTAGCCCAATGGAGCGCTGCCCGCTTCATTGATTGGGCCAGTAGTATTGATGAATCCGTAGGAGAATATATTTTGCAAATAATCGAAAGCAGAAACCACCCCGAACAAGCCTATAAAAGTTGTCTGGGAATACTAAACTTCGAGAAAAAGGTAGGCAAGCAGCGATTAATAAATGCCTGTAAACGGGCACTTGATTTTAAAATTTACAATTTTAAGACCATACAAAATATTTTAGAAAACAACCTAGACCATATTGATTTTGAACAAGAACCCGAGCAGGAACTCCCTGTTCACGGCAACATCAGAGGAAAACAGTATTATAATTAA
- a CDS encoding RteC domain-containing protein, with the protein MKLFAESLMSELEHQLKLIHLETENQVQLAEQAIENSVAALEKLKTFFIKYKQLNKKEEIEFFRDIKPKFAAKLIYYNEIYNIETNKSFGSQKTMGKYYKAELNKLKVFFKKNREFYRYYRTGNNCLDNKYFIRAKYDLKLMVDSFYFQADHRFTTSHDYKVARILANDEIKVFLEEQIAKLNRKAITIQSTSPLHKGPKWTGSKVELIELIYALHTEGVFNNGTSGLKEVTTFFEYSFNIDLGQFNRVFLEIRNRKSERTKFLNTLKNKLMIRMDEADEN; encoded by the coding sequence ATGAAATTGTTTGCTGAATCCTTGATGTCTGAGTTAGAACATCAGTTAAAATTGATCCATCTGGAAACAGAAAATCAGGTACAGTTGGCCGAACAGGCAATAGAGAATAGCGTTGCTGCCTTAGAGAAACTAAAAACCTTTTTCATAAAATATAAACAGCTAAACAAAAAAGAGGAAATAGAATTCTTCCGGGACATCAAGCCAAAGTTTGCTGCAAAACTGATTTACTATAACGAAATCTATAATATTGAAACCAACAAGTCTTTCGGGTCTCAAAAAACAATGGGTAAATATTATAAAGCAGAACTCAATAAGTTAAAAGTCTTTTTCAAGAAGAACCGGGAGTTTTACCGCTACTACCGCACCGGCAACAACTGCCTGGATAATAAATATTTTATAAGGGCAAAATATGATCTTAAACTAATGGTAGACAGTTTTTATTTTCAAGCAGATCATCGCTTCACTACCTCCCATGACTATAAAGTGGCTCGAATACTAGCCAACGATGAGATAAAAGTTTTTCTGGAAGAGCAAATAGCAAAATTAAACCGAAAGGCAATAACAATACAATCAACTTCCCCACTCCATAAAGGCCCGAAATGGACAGGATCAAAAGTAGAATTGATTGAATTGATTTATGCACTCCATACAGAAGGCGTTTTTAATAACGGAACTTCAGGACTAAAAGAAGTCACAACCTTTTTCGAGTACTCTTTTAATATTGATTTAGGACAGTTCAATAGGGTTTTTCTGGAAATCCGAAACAGAAAATCTGAGAGAACAAAATTTCTGAATACACTCAAAAACAAACTCATGATCCGTATGGACGAAGCAGATGAAAATTAA
- a CDS encoding AAA family ATPase — protein sequence MATAEQIKSLLQSHYKNDNDRFTSIALQVAAHEARQGHMSIAKDIKALVDRSKTDGFKVIKINPDLSDLVLVYYPENKLSELILSSEVNNKLHRIIKEYKQRDKIQKFGLQNRRKVLLSGLPGTGKTATASAISGELKLPLYVIMMDKLMTKYMGETASKLRQIFDMMISNRGVYLFDEFDAIGAERGRDNEVGEMRRVLNSFLQFIEQDSSESIIFGATNNIKILDSALFRRFDDIINYTLPTKNDIEELIKLKLNKYLGNFSLDTTISAASGLSHAEITNACYDALKEIILTDKNIVTQKILIQMVKDRKIHHML from the coding sequence ATGGCAACAGCTGAACAAATAAAATCCTTACTTCAATCTCATTACAAGAACGATAATGATCGATTTACCTCTATAGCACTACAAGTGGCTGCACATGAAGCGAGGCAGGGCCATATGTCTATAGCTAAAGATATTAAAGCCTTAGTTGATCGTTCAAAAACTGATGGATTTAAAGTTATTAAAATCAATCCCGATTTAAGTGATTTAGTTCTTGTCTATTACCCTGAAAACAAGTTAAGTGAATTAATACTTTCCAGTGAAGTTAATAATAAGCTTCACAGAATCATTAAAGAATACAAACAACGAGATAAAATACAAAAATTTGGTCTACAGAATCGTAGAAAAGTTCTTTTATCTGGATTACCAGGTACTGGTAAAACGGCTACAGCTTCGGCTATTTCCGGAGAATTAAAACTGCCTTTATACGTCATTATGATGGATAAACTAATGACTAAGTATATGGGTGAAACAGCTTCCAAACTTCGTCAGATTTTCGATATGATGATTTCAAATCGAGGTGTTTATCTGTTTGATGAATTTGACGCTATAGGTGCCGAAAGGGGAAGGGATAATGAAGTGGGTGAAATGCGTAGGGTTTTAAATTCTTTTTTGCAATTTATTGAACAGGATAGTTCTGAAAGCATTATTTTCGGAGCAACAAATAATATAAAAATTCTTGATTCAGCACTTTTCAGACGTTTCGATGATATTATAAATTATACGTTACCCACCAAAAATGATATTGAAGAATTAATAAAATTAAAACTGAATAAATATTTAGGGAATTTCTCATTAGATACGACAATTTCGGCCGCTTCGGGGTTAAGTCATGCGGAAATAACAAACGCTTGTTATGATGCGCTCAAAGAAATAATATTGACTGATAAAAATATTGTAACGCAAAAAATATTAATTCAGATGGTAAAAGATAGAAAAATTCACCATATGCTGTAA
- a CDS encoding S8 family peptidase encodes MSNDFKPHLFLKKVYTTQNFTTTQKGGPSTIIFPQRDRAQHGEFLLSALTDIWEFHNKEITERKEIGLPVKNGEYISFTSAVNDNLQLSSLDANGAKLLNVKSDKETQQQIATVFIPENKKEGLLKKVEEYLSQNAIYKGVDQKKPKNQPLVDTIENISVSTIENIWSSPIEFLPREQQIWCELWLDTEVANPDHYLQHLKSICTIFDIELIENYISFPQRTIAVVRADYAQLSELIRSFPLIAEIRKTEELNSFWLSQITVEREDWIQDALSKINFTATNNYVTILDTGINNGHLLLSPLLSDSNRLTVDSAWGINDMSGHGTRMAGVVAYGNLNSILENNVKTNINHLLESVKILPQNGNQPHQYPFITLDAVNTAVINNPDFKRIYCLAVTSEFQNDFGKPSTWSAVIDSIIFGADENDKKLFVISIGNVRDEEDWKNYPNSNLDLAVESPAQSWNAISVGAYTLKTLADRQTVANHAELSPFSRTSSSWENSWPIKPDVVFEGGNLESLNNGDVSQEDDLEILTTSNISITNNFSTINATSAATASASHFLAKLRDTYPEAWPETLRGLMIHSASWTEEMFNQFGYDIAKKSSEALRLLRIYGYGVPNLEKAIKCKSNYLTFISEQSIQPYVLDGGTIKTKDIHYYEFPWPKEVLQNLGAANTTLRVTLSYFIEPNPGDKGYSTKYSYQSTALKFLLINPGEDFDNFKLRTNKINQDDLKQLLGVPKLDSTDIERETGNDRWSLGADNVFKGSIHSNYWKGTAAEIASCNILAIYPVASGWWKQLKKQNKANSKLKYSLTVSIETPENTTDIYTTIANKLIVENLIKV; translated from the coding sequence ATGAGCAATGACTTCAAGCCCCATTTATTCCTTAAAAAGGTTTACACTACTCAAAATTTCACTACCACTCAAAAGGGAGGTCCCTCTACTATAATTTTCCCTCAACGAGACAGAGCGCAACATGGCGAATTTTTATTATCTGCTTTAACAGATATCTGGGAATTTCATAATAAAGAGATTACAGAAAGGAAAGAAATAGGGTTACCTGTAAAAAATGGAGAATATATAAGTTTCACCAGTGCGGTAAATGATAATTTGCAATTAAGCTCTTTGGATGCTAATGGTGCAAAATTATTAAATGTTAAATCTGATAAAGAAACGCAACAGCAAATTGCAACTGTTTTTATTCCAGAAAATAAAAAAGAAGGGCTTTTAAAAAAGGTTGAAGAATACTTATCTCAAAATGCTATATACAAGGGCGTAGATCAAAAGAAACCTAAAAACCAGCCATTAGTTGATACAATTGAAAATATCTCCGTTTCTACAATTGAAAATATTTGGAGCAGTCCTATTGAATTTTTACCGCGGGAACAGCAAATATGGTGCGAATTATGGTTAGATACAGAGGTAGCTAATCCTGATCATTATCTTCAACATCTTAAAAGTATTTGCACAATATTTGATATTGAATTAATTGAAAATTATATCAGTTTTCCACAAAGAACAATTGCTGTTGTGAGGGCAGACTACGCACAATTGTCCGAATTAATTAGATCTTTTCCTTTAATAGCAGAAATTAGAAAAACGGAAGAACTAAATAGTTTTTGGCTTAGTCAAATTACAGTTGAACGTGAAGATTGGATTCAGGATGCGCTAAGCAAAATCAATTTCACAGCAACTAATAATTATGTAACTATTTTAGATACCGGTATTAACAATGGGCATTTATTATTAAGTCCGCTTTTGTCCGACTCAAATAGATTAACTGTTGACTCTGCTTGGGGTATCAACGATATGAGTGGTCACGGAACTAGAATGGCCGGCGTAGTAGCTTATGGAAATTTGAATAGTATATTGGAAAATAATGTTAAAACCAACATCAATCACCTGTTAGAATCTGTAAAAATTTTACCGCAAAACGGAAATCAGCCCCATCAATATCCATTTATAACATTAGACGCTGTTAATACTGCTGTGATTAACAATCCTGATTTTAAAAGAATATATTGTTTGGCAGTAACAAGTGAATTTCAAAATGATTTTGGGAAACCTTCAACGTGGTCAGCTGTAATTGATAGTATAATATTTGGAGCAGATGAAAATGACAAAAAACTATTTGTTATAAGTATAGGTAATGTTCGCGATGAAGAAGATTGGAAAAACTATCCAAACAGTAATTTGGATTTAGCGGTGGAAAGCCCAGCTCAATCTTGGAATGCAATAAGCGTAGGTGCATATACTTTAAAAACATTGGCTGATAGGCAAACTGTAGCCAATCATGCCGAATTATCGCCTTTCAGTCGTACTTCAAGTTCTTGGGAAAATTCTTGGCCAATAAAACCTGATGTCGTATTTGAGGGGGGGAATCTTGAAAGTCTAAACAATGGAGACGTATCTCAGGAAGATGATTTAGAAATATTGACAACATCTAATATCTCCATTACAAATAATTTTTCAACTATAAATGCCACAAGTGCTGCAACGGCTTCAGCATCACATTTTTTAGCAAAACTTCGAGACACTTATCCTGAAGCCTGGCCTGAAACACTTAGAGGTTTAATGATACACTCTGCAAGTTGGACAGAAGAAATGTTTAATCAATTTGGATATGACATTGCCAAAAAAAGTTCCGAGGCTTTAAGACTTCTTAGAATTTACGGTTATGGTGTTCCAAATTTGGAAAAAGCAATTAAATGTAAGTCCAATTACTTAACATTTATATCAGAACAATCAATTCAGCCCTATGTATTAGATGGAGGTACTATCAAAACCAAAGACATCCATTATTATGAATTTCCTTGGCCAAAGGAAGTATTGCAAAATTTAGGAGCAGCAAACACAACGTTGAGAGTTACTCTTTCTTATTTTATAGAGCCAAACCCAGGTGATAAAGGGTATTCTACAAAATATTCTTATCAGTCAACTGCGTTAAAATTTTTATTGATTAATCCAGGAGAAGATTTTGATAATTTTAAATTGCGAACCAATAAGATAAATCAGGATGATTTAAAGCAATTGCTTGGTGTACCTAAACTAGATTCAACTGACATTGAAAGAGAGACGGGTAATGATAGATGGTCATTAGGTGCGGATAATGTTTTTAAGGGGTCCATACACAGCAATTATTGGAAAGGGACAGCCGCTGAAATTGCAAGCTGTAATATTTTAGCCATTTATCCAGTGGCCTCAGGTTGGTGGAAACAACTTAAGAAACAAAATAAGGCTAATAGTAAATTAAAATATTCTTTAACTGTCTCAATCGAGACACCTGAAAACACAACCGATATTTATACTACTATTGCAAATAAACTAATTGTAGAGAACCTTATTAAAGTATAG
- a CDS encoding AAA family ATPase codes for MLLSYRTLLNDKTQENLSSLKQQKTNLINQVLKIETNLLFHQSTFGIDENQKAIQPTEILEFNTTLEALKSTFITDKVIDGSLFSFDYVKYINFLTDKKTAINIVLEQKKLLLSNLATKETELKNKINELKDRKFLSTKVIEIKGIISNLKIVKALQSKSNSFSTNAISRKTTDAREQLVEQNFNDLFQAELKLFKKSDLKIELNFGTDKGKSKIWHRLNSSYTLADILSEGEQKAISLAEFLTELQLDNIKAPVIFDDPVNSLDHRIIDEVGKRFIELSKQRQVIIFTHSILLLHSLIQQSELDTNKQANVDFEFHKVKNNFGITGILDEVEEINSFSYYTKKLQAVIDIKPSPDQDEAKLAAEGYGHLRSAIEISVEDDLLKKTVKRYKKGVAFPSLLRIEGSKIDTNKGKVNDIYEKCCVSIDGHSSPEEIHTTPTITELKVDYEEFKKVRKIFTS; via the coding sequence TTGTTATTAAGTTATAGGACACTTCTAAATGACAAAACGCAGGAAAATTTATCCTCATTAAAACAACAGAAAACAAATCTTATAAATCAAGTCCTAAAAATTGAAACAAACTTACTTTTTCATCAATCGACATTCGGTATAGATGAAAACCAAAAAGCAATTCAGCCAACAGAAATATTAGAATTCAATACCACTTTAGAAGCATTAAAATCAACTTTTATAACAGATAAAGTTATTGACGGTTCATTATTCAGCTTTGACTATGTCAAATACATTAATTTTTTAACCGATAAAAAAACAGCTATTAATATAGTTCTTGAGCAAAAGAAATTGTTACTATCAAATCTTGCAACAAAAGAAACAGAACTGAAAAATAAAATTAATGAACTGAAAGACCGCAAATTTCTTTCAACCAAAGTGATTGAAATTAAAGGAATAATCTCAAACCTTAAAATAGTCAAAGCACTTCAATCAAAATCAAATAGCTTTTCCACTAATGCAATAAGCAGAAAAACAACAGATGCAAGGGAACAATTAGTTGAACAAAATTTCAATGACTTGTTTCAAGCAGAATTAAAACTATTCAAAAAATCAGATTTAAAAATTGAACTTAATTTTGGAACCGATAAAGGGAAATCCAAGATTTGGCATAGACTTAATTCAAGTTATACACTTGCAGATATATTAAGTGAAGGAGAGCAAAAAGCAATTTCATTAGCCGAGTTTTTAACTGAACTGCAATTGGACAATATCAAAGCTCCAGTTATTTTTGATGACCCTGTTAATAGTTTAGACCATAGAATAATAGATGAAGTAGGGAAAAGATTTATTGAACTTTCTAAACAACGTCAAGTCATCATATTCACTCATAGTATATTATTGCTTCATAGCCTAATTCAACAATCAGAGCTAGACACAAATAAACAAGCAAATGTTGATTTTGAATTTCATAAAGTGAAGAACAACTTTGGAATAACTGGAATATTAGATGAAGTTGAAGAAATAAATTCTTTTAGTTATTACACGAAAAAACTTCAAGCAGTTATTGATATAAAACCATCTCCTGACCAAGATGAAGCCAAACTTGCAGCAGAAGGATATGGACATTTACGTTCTGCAATTGAAATTTCGGTGGAGGATGACTTACTCAAAAAGACAGTTAAGAGATATAAAAAAGGGGTTGCGTTTCCATCACTCTTGAGAATTGAAGGAAGCAAAATCGACACCAACAAGGGAAAGGTAAATGACATTTATGAAAAGTGTTGTGTTTCAATTGATGGTCATAGTAGCCCAGAAGAAATACATACAACACCGACAATTACAGAACTTAAAGTGGACTATGAAGAATTTAAAAAAGTGCGTAAAATATTTACATCATAG
- a CDS encoding thermonuclease family protein, whose product MIINNLKYCKSMQYNAKAPYIVETHWQIEEVLDGDSIIICHRFTQMKKEIRLYGLDAPEVKINRKMIEDEEKSSLPAQLLLQFGLQSLHFVLSVAPPKTVVTIITEQENYYDYWNRQLGYVILPSGLCLNELLLQNGYAKATQQYYCGKLAEYQAMNRQAQLNNIGIYSQIKVF is encoded by the coding sequence TTGATTATCAATAACTTAAAATACTGTAAATCAATGCAATACAATGCAAAAGCACCGTACATAGTGGAAACCCATTGGCAAATTGAAGAAGTGCTTGATGGAGATAGCATAATCATTTGCCATCGTTTCACTCAAATGAAAAAAGAAATCCGACTTTATGGCTTGGATGCACCAGAAGTAAAGATTAATAGGAAGATGATAGAGGATGAGGAGAAAAGCAGTTTACCTGCCCAATTATTGCTCCAATTTGGTTTGCAATCCTTGCACTTCGTTTTGTCGGTTGCACCGCCTAAAACGGTTGTAACTATTATTACAGAACAGGAGAACTATTATGACTACTGGAACAGACAATTAGGGTATGTAATTTTGCCTAGTGGATTATGTTTAAATGAATTACTTTTACAAAATGGGTATGCTAAAGCAACCCAACAATATTATTGTGGTAAGCTAGCAGAGTATCAAGCGATGAACCGCCAAGCGCAGCTTAATAATATTGGGATCTATAGTCAAATAAAAGTATTCTGA
- a CDS encoding DUF5675 family protein: MESKIIRVAQGKESTLSQLYINGIFQCYLLEDKIREVKIPSQTAIPKGVFNLKLNTYGAKNVDYKKAFGKLHQGMIEISGLPNFSFVYIHTGNTIKDTAGCPLCGFGFGFVDGNYQVSQSVAAYKMIYPKLVALAKVETNTMIIENNFQF, translated from the coding sequence ATGGAAAGCAAAATAATAAGAGTAGCCCAGGGCAAAGAAAGTACATTGAGCCAGCTATACATTAACGGAATATTTCAATGCTATTTGTTAGAGGATAAAATTAGAGAAGTAAAAATCCCTTCTCAAACTGCCATTCCAAAAGGTGTTTTTAATTTGAAATTGAACACTTACGGAGCTAAAAATGTGGATTACAAAAAAGCATTTGGAAAGCTGCATCAAGGAATGATTGAGATTTCTGGTTTACCCAACTTTAGCTTTGTTTATATCCATACCGGAAATACCATAAAAGATACTGCTGGTTGTCCGCTTTGTGGTTTTGGTTTTGGGTTTGTTGATGGAAATTACCAAGTTTCTCAAAGTGTTGCAGCTTACAAAATGATTTATCCAAAATTGGTTGCATTGGCAAAAGTTGAAACCAATACAATGATCATTGAAAATAATTTTCAATTCTAA
- a CDS encoding DUF6943 family protein: MLNFIIKTHRKDTVYTKPHLFVLNKGMNSGKPQKTPFTNSFVIIFSNEEDCESLFFIAYSLWQTKFWHQHLVGSVISFLRLPDFKKQFNPQASLMMVEHEQHQKNVAALKLLEKKEKQYKEDMMLINDIRRAILYRYCRK, translated from the coding sequence ATGCTAAATTTCATCATCAAGACCCACCGGAAAGACACCGTTTACACAAAACCCCATTTATTTGTACTTAACAAGGGGATGAACAGCGGAAAGCCACAAAAAACGCCATTTACTAACAGTTTTGTTATCATTTTTTCAAACGAAGAAGACTGCGAAAGCCTTTTTTTCATTGCTTATAGTTTATGGCAAACAAAATTCTGGCATCAGCATTTAGTTGGTTCTGTAATTTCGTTTTTGCGTCTTCCAGATTTCAAAAAACAATTCAATCCACAAGCCAGTTTAATGATGGTGGAGCACGAGCAGCACCAAAAAAATGTTGCAGCTCTCAAACTTCTGGAGAAAAAAGAAAAACAATACAAAGAGGATATGATGCTCATAAATGACATCCGCAGAGCCATTTTATACCGTTACTGTAGAAAATAA
- a CDS encoding helix-turn-helix domain-containing protein, whose protein sequence is MENPFELILERLDRIEKAIASLNTTNPIQVNNAPMDVKNLSEYLKLSVSAIYKLTSTSEIPHYKSGKRLYFKKEEIEEWIFSKRIKTRDDIENEAMEYLRKNPRKF, encoded by the coding sequence ATGGAAAATCCTTTTGAACTCATTTTAGAAAGACTGGATAGAATTGAAAAAGCTATTGCAAGTCTAAATACTACTAATCCAATACAAGTAAATAATGCTCCAATGGATGTAAAAAATCTATCGGAATATTTGAAACTTAGTGTTTCTGCAATCTATAAGTTGACTTCCACAAGTGAAATTCCACACTACAAAAGTGGTAAAAGACTTTATTTCAAAAAAGAAGAAATTGAAGAATGGATATTCTCAAAAAGAATAAAAACTCGCGACGATATTGAAAATGAAGCAATGGAATACCTTAGAAAAAACCCAAGAAAATTTTAG